The sequence aaaaataaatagttttccACACACtaacaaaaagaaagtatatatatatataataacatgtgTTGTAACTATAAGagtataaaattgtgaaaaaggATCGATGTATTGAAagtatattaaacaattgcagctttatttaaaaagagctagttgatttttatattttaaggaacaatgattaattaacatttagtAGTTTTCTATTATTCCACTAACAAagccaattaaaaaattaaaccttaaagtataaagtaaataaatagaacgatttaagtacaaaaaaaaaaattataaaaaaactacaatcttttataaaattacattatacaagtttaataatataaaatattatttacatatcttgatatattatacaattattaattatttctctcttatattagtattttcatctaaaatccaatataaattcttaaatttattgcatatcaGCAACATCCTGTTCAGGTTCTATTGCAATTATTCCAAAATGATTCACCATAACATATAGATaagaatattcatatttatcagATTCATtctataattagaattaaatatgattgcataaatatctattattattatttttgcaaatactaTTAGTAAACTTACTTTCTTTACTTCTACAAATGCTGTTCCACGTCGTCTTGTTCCttctaaataaaactttaatctcATATGTTTGATACCATCTTTAATGAAATACAtatgactaaaaaaaaaaatagaaaaagatatgttATTCCAAAATTTGTTCATATccttaaagaaataattaaagtattttttatatatctgaaattataaatataagaaatattcataattcttcaaatattcatAATCAAAATTccttatttatgcaaaaattcacatatatataaaaattactgatatttcatgtatagcaaattattttaacatacttGATACGTCTCCTGCGTCTACGATTTGTTTCATCACCATAAGCCTTTATAGGAGCACCAAGCAGATCTATAATTTTTGGATGTTCCATGCAACGTACCCGAGCTTTGCTATAAATAGCATCCGGACTTTCACTGGAGAATAATTccgaaaataaagtatataatacaaaagctGTAATTCCAATAccacttattattattcctaGTTGTCCAGTAGATTTTAAGTTTTCTTTgactaaagaaagaaaaaaaatatatgcaatatttataacaatgtacaatataaatttgtacaatctaaaatttatctacCTATTTTTGCTGTGCCAACCTGTACCTTTGTGTCGGTTTCATTGAGTTCAATGTTAGTTACAGATTTCTTCGTTGAATACCAAACATCGTGTTTAGGGATAACATTAAGGCAATGTGATGTGCTTGGTACAATtaagtatcttttttaaaaatacagctTAATATTGTTGATGCCATatcctaaaaaaattgatatatattaatattagtaattaatataaatttaaaaaaagaaaaaaaaaatatacacacacacacacacacacacacatacacacaaataaaatattaaatattaaatattataatatttcataaaatttatattaaatttttcagaagctattgtt is a genomic window of Cataglyphis hispanica isolate Lineage 1 chromosome 5, ULB_Chis1_1.0, whole genome shotgun sequence containing:
- the LOC126849590 gene encoding mitochondrial import inner membrane translocase subunit Tim21; this encodes RYLIVPSTSHCLNVIPKHDVWYSTKKSVTNIELNETDTKVQVGTAKIVKENLKSTGQLGIIISGIGITAFVLYTLFSELFSSESPDAIYSKARVRCMEHPKIIDLLGAPIKAYGDETNRRRRRRINHMYFIKDGIKHMRLKFYLEGTRRRGTAFVEVKKNESDKYEYSYLYVMVNHFGIIAIEPEQDVADMQ